CCATACAGTGACTGGCAGAGAGAACTAACTAATGACAGCAAATAAAATATCTCTTAATCTCCAGTTAGGATATTTAATATTTCAAAAGAAATGTAAGCTAGAACATGAGAGGAAAGAAGGATCCTACAGTTAGAGGTATGGCATCTATTGAAAAGCTATTATTACTTGAACTCATGACATGCTGTGATTTAGAAAGAAAGTACACTAAAGGATAGTAGCCACACCTCTCCATCAGATCCTCGTACAGTGACACGGTAAACCACAGTCACACTTCCATTGTCAGAAAATATTACATCACGAATTTCTCCACACCATCCTGCCAAGAAGAGTGTTAAGAAGTAGAGGATGTGGAAATATCCAAGAGTGATATAAATAAATGGCAGTTCTGAAACAAAACATTACTGCCTACTAGGAAATTTACAGGGTTGGTCAAGTCATAATGCCCTTTCAGGATTTTGCAAATTGAAAACGAGTTCTGATTTCTAAATGAGTACAATAACTACACAATGGCTCACCTAGAGGGACCAGGCATTGGGACATACATGTGAGTGTAACTGGTTGGTGGTTGCAGACATTTAACATGTGTATTTTGAAAGGAAAGCAAACATGTGGATGCTAAGATGACACCATACACAGAGTAATCATACAAAAGTCAAATCATATCATCCTCAAGGTAACAACAGATCAGAATTACagatcaagcaaaataaaactaagcCAAAACATGCAAAACCTGCAACCAGCATTGTCTAGTTGCAGAAACATGAAACAAGTACAATCAAAACTTACAAAGACCAGATTGCAGACATCTAAAAACAGCTATTGATGCACATGTTAATGAAAAAAGCTTTGTCTATGATGCCATTTTAAACTACAAAATCTAACAACAGCAATCAAACAAGTTCATGATCATGTGCTTATGAAATTTCCAAAACAGCAACCGAATCAAAATGAGAAGTTACACACCAGGAGCGTAGAAACTCAGCATCCGATTAGCATGGTACCTACAAAACCCCATAATCCACACAACATCAACCGAAAATCGTAACTAACAAACCCGAAAACCAAACCTctaaaacagaaaaagaagCTCACCAAGGAATAGAAGTGGACTGATTTCCAGGAGGTATAGTACTGATAATGTTATCAGGAATCCTCTTATTCAGGTCCCTGAAAATCTCAACCAGAGGCCTAGTGATACACGACGAGTTCGTAAACGACTTGTTTAAGGGCACCACATAATTCGAGTTGGGCACCCCTCCACCACCTCCCTGCTTCATCCCACCATCGCTGCTCCTACACACAACAAACCCACCTCGCTTCCTCCTCCAAATCCCACATCCGGCTACTTTTCCGACCTCGATCCTCCGGTCACCGGCAAAAAGATCCGATTTTGACAACAGGGTACTGATGCTGGTCACACTCTGAAGAGCCATTGGGTCAAAGCTTCCGCCTTTGGCGAGTTTTCCGATGAAAAACTCAGGCGGAGACCAACAGGGTCGTTTTGGGTAGATGAAGAAATTGATG
This is a stretch of genomic DNA from Argentina anserina chromosome 4, drPotAnse1.1, whole genome shotgun sequence. It encodes these proteins:
- the LOC126790632 gene encoding DNA repair RAD52-like protein 2, chloroplastic is translated as MALQSVTSISTLLSKSDLFAGDRRIEVGKVAGCGIWRRKRGGFVVCRSSDGGMKQGGGGGVPNSNYVVPLNKSFTNSSCITRPLVEIFRDLNKRIPDNIISTIPPGNQSTSIPWYHANRMLSFYAPGWCGEIRDVIFSDNGSVTVVYRVTVRGSDGEAHRESTGTVTPSDGNIVDPVAAAEEIAFCRACARFGLGLYLYHED